The following proteins come from a genomic window of Mucinivorans hirudinis:
- a CDS encoding Conjugative transposon protein TraI, with protein sequence MLFAVCLFFVGKANAQWAVFDPANLAQGIVNTTKQIVQTSSTASNMINNFKETVKIYEQGVRHV encoded by the coding sequence ATGCTTTTTGCCGTCTGTCTCTTTTTTGTCGGCAAAGCCAATGCACAATGGGCGGTGTTCGACCCTGCCAATCTTGCACAGGGTATAGTAAACACCACTAAACAGATTGTGCAAACCTCCTCGACGGCTTCGAATATGATAAACAATTTCAAGGAGACCGTGAAGATTTACGAGCAGGGCGTGCGACACGTATAG
- a CDS encoding Conjugative transposon protein TraF: MAEFPINRGIGKSVEFKGLKSQYLFIFVGGLLATFILFVIMYMVGINQWFCIGFGVIAASVLVWQTFALNAKYGEHGLMKLQARGSHPKYIINRRGHRPFIRFRRPSNKQNRKEE, from the coding sequence ATGGCAGAGTTTCCAATCAACAGAGGGATTGGCAAGTCGGTTGAGTTTAAGGGGCTCAAAAGTCAATACCTATTCATCTTCGTGGGTGGACTGTTGGCAACTTTTATCCTCTTTGTGATAATGTATATGGTTGGCATCAACCAGTGGTTCTGCATCGGGTTTGGGGTCATTGCCGCATCAGTTCTGGTGTGGCAGACATTCGCCTTGAACGCCAAATATGGCGAACACGGATTGATGAAACTTCAAGCCCGTGGCAGCCACCCGAAATACATTATCAACCGACGGGGTCATAGACCCTTTATTAGATTTCGTCGTCCCTCAAATAAGCAAAATAGAAAAGAAGAATGA
- a CDS encoding Conjugative transposon protein TraI → MEDKMSQIHIMNFELLEPYDAKVSRTVLRGERDSNVPDLPDKKYYDALKAVNNLVKDARKVQQTILMIGEISDIYVVNFQRMLRDPNYRVEELGAIAFGYAKLLEESAGVLNELKSVVNISTLSMSDKERMDVVDRCYNSVKQYRNLVGYYTNKNISVSYLRAQKQGDTDRVMALYGNANDRYW, encoded by the coding sequence ATGGAAGATAAAATGAGTCAAATTCATATTATGAATTTTGAGTTGCTTGAGCCGTATGATGCGAAAGTATCACGTACGGTTCTTAGGGGGGAAAGGGACAGCAATGTCCCCGACCTACCCGACAAGAAGTATTACGATGCGTTAAAGGCTGTAAATAATCTTGTTAAGGACGCTCGCAAGGTACAGCAGACTATCCTAATGATTGGCGAAATCTCGGACATCTATGTAGTGAACTTTCAGCGAATGCTCCGAGACCCGAATTACCGTGTCGAGGAGTTGGGGGCAATCGCCTTTGGGTACGCCAAACTCTTGGAAGAGAGCGCAGGAGTGCTCAATGAACTCAAATCGGTGGTTAATATCTCGACCCTCTCGATGAGTGACAAGGAGCGAATGGATGTGGTAGATCGCTGTTACAACTCGGTGAAACAGTACCGCAATTTGGTGGGATACTACACCAACAAAAACATCTCCGTCAGCTACCTACGTGCCCAAAAGCAGGGCGACACTGACCGTGTGATGGCTCTCTACGGCAATGCTAACGATAGATACTGGTAA
- a CDS encoding Retron-type RNA-directed DNA polymerase — translation MNEIKTSCASTDSKSTTWESIDWNKCETEVRKLQARIVKAQKEGKHGKVKSLQWILTHSYYAKVLAIRRVTSNKGKNTSGVDKVLWHSPNAKVNAIKELKRRGYTPQPLRRVNIKKSNGKLRPLGIPTMKDRAMQALYLMALDPVAETTADNHSYGFRKERCTGDAIHQCFINLSKESSPQWILEGDIKGCFDHISHEWLLNNIPMDRVMLQKWLKCGFVFNNELFPTEEGTPQGGIISPTLANITLDGLQTMLEEKFKRVDLYSPKRSYYPKVHLIRYADDFVITSRNKEMLEQEIMPMVKEFLQVRGLTLSEEKTKITHIDEGFDFLGFNIRKYKGVLLIKPSKAGQKKFLEKLRGIINDHKAIPQESLIRLLNPVITGWVNYYKHCVTAKTFQRMDFEIYRKLMQWSLRRHPAKGKHWVADKYFHNVRGRSWTFAVKHQENGAVTYHSVKRLSDTKVTRYAKLKCDANPYDTDWKAYFDKRETRQMLLSANGKSVIVRMWEKQKRRCVICGEPIRKSTPWSITERLVNGKTEKVLFHDDCRKWRMKSNKNGR, via the coding sequence ATGAACGAAATTAAGACATCGTGTGCATCTACTGACAGCAAGTCAACCACTTGGGAAAGTATCGACTGGAACAAGTGCGAAACTGAAGTTCGTAAGCTACAAGCACGTATTGTAAAGGCTCAAAAAGAGGGTAAACACGGTAAGGTCAAATCTTTACAGTGGATACTCACTCACTCGTATTATGCCAAAGTATTGGCAATAAGACGAGTGACTTCCAACAAAGGCAAAAACACATCGGGAGTTGACAAAGTTCTTTGGCACTCACCAAATGCAAAAGTTAATGCTATTAAGGAACTCAAAAGACGGGGTTATACGCCTCAACCGCTCAGACGGGTAAATATCAAAAAGAGTAATGGGAAGTTACGTCCATTGGGAATACCAACGATGAAAGACAGAGCAATGCAGGCACTTTATTTAATGGCATTAGACCCCGTGGCTGAAACCACGGCAGACAATCACTCATACGGATTCCGCAAGGAGAGATGTACGGGTGATGCTATTCATCAATGCTTCATTAATCTGTCAAAAGAATCATCTCCGCAATGGATTTTGGAGGGAGACATCAAAGGTTGCTTCGACCACATTAGCCACGAATGGCTGCTAAACAATATCCCTATGGATAGGGTGATGCTACAAAAGTGGTTAAAATGCGGCTTCGTATTCAACAATGAGCTTTTCCCAACAGAAGAGGGTACTCCGCAAGGAGGCATCATTTCCCCAACTCTGGCAAATATTACCCTTGACGGCTTGCAAACAATGCTCGAAGAAAAGTTTAAGAGAGTCGATTTATACAGCCCTAAAAGGTCGTACTACCCGAAAGTACATCTCATCCGCTATGCCGACGATTTTGTAATCACCAGCAGAAACAAGGAGATGTTAGAACAAGAGATTATGCCAATGGTCAAAGAGTTTCTTCAAGTACGGGGACTTACCCTATCAGAAGAGAAGACGAAGATAACTCACATTGACGAAGGTTTTGACTTTCTTGGCTTCAACATTCGTAAGTACAAAGGAGTGCTGTTAATCAAACCCTCTAAGGCAGGACAAAAGAAATTCCTCGAAAAGTTAAGGGGCATTATCAATGACCATAAAGCTATACCGCAGGAATCCCTAATCCGACTTCTCAACCCCGTAATAACGGGGTGGGTAAACTACTATAAGCATTGTGTTACTGCAAAGACGTTCCAAAGAATGGATTTCGAGATTTATCGAAAACTTATGCAATGGTCGTTAAGGCGACACCCTGCCAAAGGGAAACATTGGGTTGCGGATAAATATTTCCACAACGTCAGAGGCAGAAGCTGGACTTTTGCTGTAAAACACCAAGAGAACGGAGCAGTGACTTACCACTCTGTCAAAAGGTTATCTGACACAAAAGTAACCCGATATGCCAAACTCAAATGCGATGCCAATCCCTATGACACCGATTGGAAAGCATACTTTGACAAGAGGGAAACCCGTCAAATGTTGCTATCAGCCAATGGCAAAAGTGTCATTGTACGGATGTGGGAAAAGCAAAAACGCAGATGTGTAATTTGTGGCGAACCTATCAGAAAAAGCACCCCGTGGAGTATTACCGAGAGATTGGTAAACGGCAAAACGGAAAAGGTATTGTTTCACGATGATTGCCGCAAATGGAGAATGAAGTCTAATAAAAATGGAAGATAA
- a CDS encoding Conjugative transposon protein TraJ has translation MMMLSVDFSNLHQILRNLYVEMMPLCGNMAGIAKGIAGLGALIYVASRVWQSLARAEPIDVYPMLRPFAIGICIMFFPSLVLGTINGVMSPVVKGTHQMLESQTMDMNKYRQQKDKLEYEAMMRNPETAYLVSNEEFDKQLEELGWSPGDMMTMTGMYIERGMYNMKLS, from the coding sequence ATGATGATGTTATCAGTAGATTTTTCAAACCTGCACCAGATTCTACGAAATCTGTATGTAGAGATGATGCCCCTGTGCGGCAATATGGCAGGTATCGCAAAGGGTATCGCCGGACTCGGAGCCTTGATTTATGTTGCCTCCCGTGTGTGGCAATCCTTGGCTCGTGCCGAACCGATTGATGTATATCCAATGCTCCGTCCATTTGCTATCGGCATCTGCATTATGTTCTTCCCCTCGCTCGTGCTTGGAACGATTAACGGCGTAATGTCGCCTGTTGTCAAAGGTACACATCAGATGCTTGAGTCGCAGACGATGGATATGAACAAGTACCGACAACAAAAGGATAAACTCGAATACGAAGCTATGATGCGTAATCCCGAAACAGCTTATTTAGTCTCCAATGAGGAGTTCGACAAACAGTTGGAAGAACTCGGCTGGAGTCCGGGTGATATGATGACGATGACGGGGATGTATATCGAACGAGGTATGTATAATATGAAATTGTCATAA
- a CDS encoding Conjugative transposon protein TraE, with the protein MSKNLCPSAKNSKAFMTKKQILFSVACLLAASSAMAQGNGTAGITEATNMVTSYFDPVTKLIYAIGAVVGLIGGVKVYGKFSSGDPDTSKTAASWFGACIFLIVAATILRSFFL; encoded by the coding sequence ATGAGTAAAAACCTCTGCCCGTCAGCAAAAAACAGTAAAGCATTTATGACTAAAAAGCAAATCTTATTTTCAGTAGCCTGCCTCTTGGCAGCCTCCTCCGCAATGGCACAAGGTAACGGTACGGCGGGTATCACCGAGGCGACCAATATGGTAACCTCCTACTTCGACCCCGTGACCAAGCTCATCTACGCCATCGGCGCCGTTGTCGGACTCATCGGCGGTGTGAAGGTCTACGGCAAGTTCTCATCGGGCGACCCCGACACCTCAAAAACAGCGGCAAGCTGGTTCGGGGCGTGCATCTTCCTGATTGTGGCTGCTACTATTCTTCGCTCATTCTTCCTTTAA
- a CDS encoding Conjugative transposon protein TraG: MRNTLKATTLESKFPLLSVEHDCIVSKDADVTVGFRVELPELYTVTSAEYEAVHSAWVKAMKVLPDYSIVHKQDIFIREEYQPQIDGEMSFLSRSFERHFNERPYLNHYCYLFLTKTTKERSRTQSNFSTLCRGFIIPKEIKDTETVTKFIEAVGQFASIMNESGFVKLHRLTSDEIVGTDSEAGIIEKYFSLSQSDTTCLQDIALAADEMKIGDNYICLHTLSDAEDMPSRAATDMRYEKLSTDRSDCRLSFAAPVGLLLSCNHIYNQFVFIDDSAANLQKFEKAAKNMHSLSKYSRSNQINKEWIDQYLNEAHSYGLTSVRCHCNVMAWSDDREELKHIKNDVGSQLSQMECKPRHNTVDTPTLFWAGIPGNEADFPSEESFYTFIEQAVCFFTQETNYQSSPSPFGIKMVDRLTGKPLHIDISDLPMKRGITTNRNKFVLGPSGSGKSFFMNHLVRQYYEQGTHVVLVDTGNSYQGLCEMIHKKTKGDDGVYFTYTEENPISFNPFFTDDYHFDVEKKDSIKTLLLTLWKSEEDKISKTESGELGSAVTAYINRIKDDRSIVPNFNSFYEFMRDDYRTELENRDIKVSKADFNIDNFLTTLRQYYSGGRFDFLLNSDKNIDLLSKRFIVFEIDAIKENKELFPVVTIIIMEAFINKMRRLKGIRKQLIVEEAWKALSSPSMAEYLKYMYKTVRKYFGEAIVVTQEVDDIISSPVVKEAIINNSDCKILLDQRKYMNKFGSIQALLGLTEKERGQILSINQANNPSRLYKEVWIGLGGTHSAVYATEVSAEEYLTYTTEETEKIEVLNLAEKLGGDIELAIKQLADKKRSKT, encoded by the coding sequence ATGAGAAATACATTAAAAGCAACCACATTAGAGAGTAAGTTTCCGCTACTCTCTGTGGAACACGATTGTATCGTGAGCAAAGATGCTGATGTGACGGTAGGGTTTCGGGTGGAGCTGCCCGAACTCTACACCGTAACGTCAGCGGAGTACGAAGCTGTACACTCGGCTTGGGTCAAGGCGATGAAAGTATTGCCCGATTACAGCATCGTCCACAAACAGGATATTTTTATCCGTGAGGAGTACCAACCACAAATAGACGGGGAGATGAGTTTTTTGAGCCGGTCTTTTGAGCGTCATTTCAATGAGCGACCCTATCTAAATCACTACTGCTACTTATTTCTGACGAAAACAACCAAGGAGCGTAGCCGCACGCAAAGCAACTTTTCAACGCTGTGTCGTGGGTTCATCATCCCGAAAGAGATTAAGGACACCGAAACGGTAACGAAGTTTATTGAGGCGGTTGGGCAATTCGCAAGCATTATGAATGAGAGCGGATTTGTGAAGCTGCACCGCCTGACCTCTGACGAAATTGTCGGAACGGATAGCGAAGCGGGGATTATTGAAAAGTATTTTTCGCTGTCGCAAAGTGATACAACCTGTTTGCAGGATATAGCACTGGCAGCCGATGAAATGAAAATCGGCGACAACTATATCTGTTTGCATACGCTTTCCGATGCGGAGGATATGCCAAGCCGTGCCGCCACTGATATGCGATACGAGAAACTCTCAACGGATAGAAGCGACTGCCGTCTCTCGTTTGCCGCTCCTGTTGGACTGCTGTTGTCGTGCAACCACATCTATAATCAGTTTGTGTTTATTGATGACAGTGCCGCCAATCTGCAAAAGTTTGAGAAAGCAGCCAAGAATATGCACTCGCTATCGAAGTACAGCCGCTCGAACCAAATCAACAAGGAGTGGATTGACCAATATCTGAACGAAGCGCACAGCTACGGGCTCACCTCGGTACGTTGCCACTGCAATGTGATGGCGTGGAGCGACGACCGTGAGGAGTTGAAGCATATCAAAAACGATGTGGGGTCGCAACTTTCACAAATGGAGTGCAAGCCCCGACACAACACCGTTGATACGCCGACACTATTTTGGGCTGGTATTCCGGGCAATGAGGCGGATTTTCCCTCGGAAGAATCGTTCTATACGTTCATCGAACAGGCGGTCTGTTTCTTCACGCAAGAGACCAACTACCAATCTTCACCGTCACCATTCGGAATTAAAATGGTAGATAGATTGACAGGGAAACCGCTCCATATCGACATCTCCGATTTGCCGATGAAGCGAGGCATCACGACCAACCGAAACAAATTTGTTTTGGGACCGTCGGGAAGCGGTAAATCTTTCTTCATGAACCACCTTGTCCGCCAATACTACGAGCAGGGCACGCACGTGGTGCTTGTCGATACGGGTAACAGCTATCAGGGTTTGTGTGAGATGATACACAAAAAGACCAAAGGAGACGATGGTGTGTATTTCACCTACACGGAGGAGAATCCGATTAGTTTTAATCCCTTTTTCACCGATGATTACCATTTCGATGTGGAGAAAAAGGACAGTATCAAGACACTGTTGCTGACCTTGTGGAAGAGCGAAGAGGATAAAATTTCCAAAACGGAAAGTGGCGAGTTAGGTAGTGCGGTAACCGCCTACATCAACCGTATCAAAGATGACCGCAGTATCGTTCCGAATTTCAATAGCTTCTACGAATTTATGCGAGACGACTACCGCACGGAGTTGGAAAACAGAGATATTAAGGTGAGCAAAGCGGACTTTAATATCGACAATTTCCTCACTACGCTGCGCCAGTATTACAGTGGTGGACGATTTGATTTTCTGCTCAACTCCGATAAGAATATCGACCTACTCAGTAAACGCTTTATAGTCTTTGAAATTGATGCCATAAAAGAGAACAAGGAGCTTTTCCCTGTGGTGACGATTATCATAATGGAGGCATTTATCAACAAAATGCGTCGCTTGAAAGGTATTCGCAAACAGCTCATTGTGGAAGAGGCTTGGAAGGCGTTGTCCTCTCCGTCAATGGCTGAGTATCTGAAATATATGTACAAAACTGTCCGTAAATACTTCGGGGAAGCCATTGTCGTAACGCAGGAGGTGGATGATATTATCTCCAGCCCTGTAGTCAAGGAGGCGATTATCAATAACTCTGACTGTAAAATCTTGCTCGACCAACGCAAGTACATGAACAAGTTCGGCTCTATTCAAGCCCTGCTGGGTTTGACCGAAAAAGAACGTGGTCAGATACTCTCTATCAATCAGGCGAACAACCCCTCACGACTCTACAAAGAGGTATGGATCGGACTCGGCGGTACGCACTCGGCAGTCTATGCCACAGAAGTGTCGGCAGAGGAGTATCTAACCTACACCACCGAGGAGACCGAAAAGATTGAGGTGCTGAACCTTGCCGAGAAGTTGGGAGGTGATATAGAGTTGGCAATCAAACAGCTTGCCGACAAAAAACGAAGTAAAACTTAA
- a CDS encoding Conjugative transposon protein TraH, translating into MTTISKSRLLELAGYALVLTSLLLTACAEVKEPDLNKLCGNWVSIGGKPDVLIFKEGEQYKITIFKRSGVTRKVKPETYLIVREGENLFFNTGFRIDVAYNEATDVLTFSPNGDYTRASINE; encoded by the coding sequence ATGACAACCATTTCAAAGAGCCGACTTTTAGAGTTGGCTGGCTATGCCCTTGTCCTGACTTCGCTACTGCTGACCGCTTGCGCAGAGGTGAAAGAGCCCGATTTGAACAAGTTATGCGGCAACTGGGTGAGCATAGGCGGTAAGCCCGACGTGCTCATCTTCAAAGAGGGCGAGCAGTACAAAATAACCATTTTCAAACGCTCAGGCGTAACCCGAAAAGTCAAGCCCGAAACCTATCTGATAGTCCGAGAGGGAGAAAATCTCTTCTTCAACACAGGTTTTCGGATCGATGTGGCGTACAACGAGGCAACCGATGTACTGACCTTCTCGCCAAATGGAGATTACACCAGAGCAAGTATTAACGAATAA